Proteins from a single region of Dermochelys coriacea isolate rDerCor1 chromosome 28, rDerCor1.pri.v4, whole genome shotgun sequence:
- the LOC119849242 gene encoding basic proline-rich protein-like, whose product MGLSHPVPVPYQTLCPTGPPAPTAPSPTAPESYRTPGPTGPPDRPSPAPWDPRIAPPRPHGTPGPTDRPSPAPRDPRIAPPRHHGTPRSPLPGTTGPPAPRIALPAPRIAPHETPAHGSLAGPTGPYLPRPPPRGPRPHGSPPTGPPYPPPRPHETPAPRIALPGTTGPQIAPPRPHGTPCPTDRPSPAPRDPQIAPPRPHGTPCPTDRPSPAPRIAPHETPCPTDRPSPAPRDPHISPTGPTRPPAPRIAPHGTPISPPPRPHETPGPTDRPSPAPRDPQIAPPRPHGTPCPTDRPSPAPRDPQIAPPRPHGTPCPTDRPSPAPRIAPHETPCPTDRPSPAPRDPHISPTGPTRPPAPRIAPHGTPISPPRPHETTRPTDRPPGHHGTQIAPPGPTGPCPRIAPPAPRDPDRPSRPTGPCPTDRPPRPHGSPHETPCPRIAPPRPHGTPISPPPAPRDPRPHGSPPTGPPAPRIAPLTAAPLPVCPFGCSAPCPAPPPATRLHWPPLAPPLSPPIGRPAARRLPLAGRAPRMQAAA is encoded by the coding sequence ATGGGGCTCAGCCACCCAGTCCCTGTACCTTACCAGACCCTCTGCCCTACGGGACCGCCAGCCCCCACGGCCCCCAGCCCAACAGCCCCTGAGTCCTACAGGACCCCCGGCCCCACGGGACCCCCGGATCGCCCCTCCCCGGCCCCATGGGACCCCCGGATCGCCCCTCCCCGGCCCCACGGGACCCCTGGCCCCACAGATCGCCCCTCCCCGGCCCCACGGGACCCCCGGATCGCCCCTCCCCGGCACCACGGGACCCCCAGATCGCCCCTCCCCGGCACcacgggaccccctgccccacggATCGCCCTCCCGGCCCCACGGATCGCCCCCCACGAGACCCCTGCCCACGGATCGCTCGCCGGCCCCACGGGACCCTATCTCCCCCGGCCACCCCCACGAGGACCGCGGCCCCACGGATCGCCCCCCACGGGACCCCCAtatccccccccccggccccacgaGACCCCGGCCCCACGGATCGCCCTCCCCGGCACCACGGGACCCCAGATCGCCCCTCCCCGGCCCcacgggaccccctgccccacggATCGCCCCTCCCCGGCACCACGGGACCCCCAGATCGCCCCTCCCCGGCCCcacgggaccccctgccccacggATCGCCCCTCCCCGGCCCCACGGATCGCCCCCCACGAGACCCCCTGCCCCACGGATCGCCCCTCCCCGGCCCCACGGGACCCCCATATCTCCCCCACCGGCCCCACGAGACCGCCGGCCCCACGGATCGCCCCCCACGGGACCCCcatatctccccccccccggccccacgaGACCCCCGGCCCCACGGATCGCCCCTCCCCGGCACCACGGGACCCCCAGATCGCCCCTCCCCGGCCCcacgggaccccctgccccacggATCGCCCCTCCCCGGCACCACGGGACCCCCAGATCGCCCCTCCCCGGCCCcacgggaccccctgccccacggATCGCCCCTCCCCGGCCCCACGGATCGCCCCCCACGAGACCCCCTGCCCCACGGATCGCCCCTCCCCGGCCCCACGGGACCCCCATATCTCCCCCACCGGCCCCACGAGACCGCCGGCCCCACGGATCGCCCCCCACGGGACCCCCATatctcccccccggccccacgAGACCACCCGGCCCACGGATCGCCCTCCCGGCCACCACGGGACCCAGATCGCCCCTCCCGGCCCCACGGGCCCCTGCCCACGGATCGCCCCTCCGGCACCACGGGACCCAGATCGCCCCtcccggcccacgggaccctgcCCCACGGATCGCCCTCCCCGGCCCCACGGATCGCCCCACGAGACCCCCTGCCCACGGATCGCCCCTCCCCGGCCCCACGGGACCCCCATATCTCCCCCACCGGCCCCACGAGACCCCCGGCCCCACGGATCGCCCCCCACGGGACCCCCGGCCCCACGGATCGCCCCACTCACCGCGGCGCCGCTCCCCGTCTGTCCCTTCGGCTGCTcagccccatgcccagccccgccccccgccactCGCCTCCATTGGCCGCCGCTGGCCCCGCCCCTCTCGCCGCCCATTGGCCGTCCGGCAGCTcggcggctcccattggccggccGGGCCCCGCGCATGCAGGCGGCCGCGTGA